One window of Treponema denticola genomic DNA carries:
- a CDS encoding GldG family protein, whose protein sequence is MKKEYKFQFLLFVLMLILISLVSSKIYFRLDTTKEKNYTLSNYTKELLTNLESSVKVTWFKSSNVDNFFPSLKYLNDMLSEYKLYSNGNFDVVLKDTASLSSDAISKIGLVPREIEAQDNAVKIIHKLYSGLMIEYMGQTRIIPFIDDIDTLEYDLARFILSMRSDALGNTQAGTVFLIADPALLETDYSYVIPWLEYAGFNVLPLELPVSNIPAEFPLLAIGSDYIDYSSAAAIDMFLQKEGRAVFFVSGNKVDVKGSWKAKPKVKDFLLDVLSHHGFYINADMALDLINNFRITMAQVDNKGTKLINYPFWIQFPLSGINRDHPIFAAYRPLISFWPSSIDLDLNKNTELVPYVLTGQNSLTVFDSYSTDPLENHFKKFEDASFKPSVIVAGQTKPSRILVISDEYMISRAIDYTGSTYNMDFMVNCLEYVSLKDNLLLLKNKKHSPPPFKQFEDREKMTSLVFRARLISIILLPLSVFILGLYMFIKQRRSR, encoded by the coding sequence ATGAAAAAAGAATATAAGTTTCAATTTTTGCTTTTTGTTTTGATGCTTATTTTAATTTCTCTTGTTTCTTCAAAAATATATTTTAGACTTGATACTACAAAAGAAAAAAATTACACCCTGTCAAATTATACAAAAGAATTATTGACGAATCTTGAAAGCTCCGTAAAGGTAACTTGGTTTAAAAGTTCAAATGTAGATAATTTTTTCCCTTCATTAAAATATTTAAACGATATGCTTTCGGAGTATAAATTATATTCCAATGGAAATTTTGATGTTGTACTAAAAGATACTGCAAGCCTTTCATCGGATGCTATAAGCAAGATAGGGCTGGTTCCCCGTGAAATAGAAGCTCAAGACAATGCCGTAAAGATAATCCATAAGCTGTATTCCGGTCTTATGATAGAATATATGGGGCAAACAAGAATTATACCCTTTATTGATGATATTGATACCTTAGAGTATGACCTTGCAAGATTTATTTTAAGTATGAGGTCTGATGCTTTAGGAAATACCCAAGCCGGAACGGTTTTTCTTATTGCAGATCCTGCCTTGCTTGAAACAGATTATTCTTATGTCATTCCTTGGCTTGAATATGCAGGTTTTAATGTTTTACCTTTGGAATTGCCTGTAAGCAATATACCTGCCGAATTTCCTCTTTTGGCTATAGGTTCGGATTATATAGATTATTCTTCCGCTGCTGCGATAGATATGTTTTTACAAAAAGAGGGCAGGGCTGTTTTTTTTGTTTCAGGAAATAAGGTCGATGTAAAAGGTTCTTGGAAAGCGAAGCCTAAGGTAAAAGATTTTTTATTGGATGTGCTTTCTCATCACGGCTTTTATATAAATGCCGATATGGCCTTGGATTTAATAAATAACTTCCGCATTACGATGGCTCAAGTTGATAATAAAGGTACAAAACTAATTAATTATCCTTTTTGGATTCAGTTTCCTCTAAGCGGTATTAACCGAGACCATCCGATATTTGCAGCTTACCGGCCTTTGATTTCTTTTTGGCCTTCTTCAATCGATTTGGATTTAAATAAAAACACCGAGCTTGTTCCCTATGTACTTACAGGTCAAAACTCCTTGACGGTTTTCGATTCTTACAGCACCGATCCTCTTGAAAATCATTTTAAAAAATTTGAAGATGCATCGTTTAAGCCTTCGGTTATAGTTGCAGGACAAACAAAGCCTTCCCGTATCTTGGTTATAAGCGATGAGTATATGATAAGCAGGGCAATCGATTACACCGGCTCCACATACAATATGGATTTTATGGTAAACTGTTTGGAATATGTTTCTTTGAAAGACAATCTTCTTTTGTTAAAAAATAAAAAACATTCTCCTCCTCCCTTTAAACAATTTGAAGATAGAGAAAAAATGACAAGCCTTGTATTTAGGGCAAGATTAATTTCTATTATACTTCTTCCTCTTTCCGTTTTTATTTTAGGGCTTTATATGTTTATAAAACAAAGGAGATCAAGGTGA
- a CDS encoding ABC transporter ATP-binding protein encodes MLKVENLSKYYGSKKAPVVGCKNISFEVKTGEITSLLGLNGAGKSSIINCISGYYTPDEGDAFIGSHSILTDGLEAKKLLGILYEQNPLYSNMTVYDFLYFAGQMHGIEKEKLDAALNEVIDFCEIDEVRNHLIKSLSKGFKQRVGLAQAVLHNPPLIILDEPASGFDSVQVKDFEKKILHIAKEKTILICTHDLRQAAELCSNHILLNKGEIIAVGNLLKIKEQLAAEGCEFDSEINYTVLEKAFEFFAGINKNEFRKNE; translated from the coding sequence ATGCTCAAAGTAGAAAACTTAAGTAAGTATTACGGAAGCAAAAAAGCTCCGGTTGTAGGCTGTAAAAATATTTCGTTTGAAGTAAAAACGGGAGAGATAACTTCGCTTTTAGGTTTAAACGGTGCCGGTAAAAGCAGTATCATAAACTGTATATCAGGTTATTATACTCCGGATGAAGGAGATGCTTTTATAGGTTCACACTCCATATTAACTGATGGACTTGAAGCAAAAAAACTTTTAGGCATTCTATATGAGCAAAATCCTCTTTATTCAAATATGACAGTTTATGACTTTTTATATTTTGCAGGCCAAATGCACGGAATAGAAAAAGAAAAATTGGATGCTGCTTTAAATGAGGTAATCGATTTTTGTGAAATAGATGAAGTAAGAAATCACTTAATTAAAAGTTTATCCAAGGGCTTTAAGCAGCGTGTAGGCTTAGCTCAAGCTGTTTTACATAATCCTCCGTTAATTATTTTAGATGAGCCTGCTTCGGGTTTTGATTCGGTGCAGGTAAAAGATTTTGAAAAAAAAATATTGCATATTGCAAAAGAAAAAACAATTTTGATATGCACTCATGATTTAAGGCAGGCTGCGGAGCTTTGCTCCAATCATATTTTGCTCAATAAGGGAGAAATAATAGCCGTTGGTAATCTTTTAAAAATAAAAGAACAGCTGGCGGCTGAAGGCTGCGAGTTCGATTCTGAAATAAATTATACCGTATTGGAAAAAGCCTTTGAATTTTTTGCAGGGATAAACAAAAATGAATTTAGAAAAAACGAATAA
- a CDS encoding SpoIIE family protein phosphatase: MINGKKCMRKFLTIFLIFLFFTCFLSAKEFYWENPSIISGRNGYFLKSASNANISASVWEEAVKSSDSEGLIYISTGVYANNKWTINERIIPPIPYTADIPSIVSIAVGNDDSILIALVKNRNTITILKSTDYGKTYTVKNITTEIYDLLSPQLSVASNGKYLMFVSHGADEKFSIFYSSSEDGLNWPAFSEFNFAKKMDRIFLPAHTASARNDVLVFQALDKSGDRRTYQLFSSFSSNGGSSWSEPVRITDNFDFNNQRPHILYINLEKSIFIVWEQSSYRSEKNSPAYAVLDSKGKLASSIEILPSGNGTIFSPRIIAYNSKPLISWSETYDGKSSILIARKEDSIWTTDSVASITGFLLFVNPFFVDDNLHILWQEGVRSAKIMHIEPDHEVAKAQLQPLNFDSKTSEGRQKITMKIKFPNDSSGIAGYSYEWSKDVPPESVAPVIKKLKDETVLVYEPEEDGLWYLGIRVCDYAGNWSEMTTVSYERDIVPPAAPIFDLLALDKKGFVKSNTFDIKWNPPDLDINGKPETAINGYIWNLSYISDIDKFLSYLKTAGTAFIDDDVVQKVLSDNLNAKLNTSNISSVSNKREFKNYENGLYALTVSAVDAFGNIGVPAVKYFALNKYIPYTYVADVNAVQAMDGSISLSLVGKGFAAGGEVTSVYVDSDGVPPYDLTIEKKDFSILSDKLISNIKINYLDSGKYYVGLMHSGRGVYFADKTISFDDIGNIKLGNYGNTYKYNWLLSAMDSDFSDYFLIICFTIFILFIMILSITGVIYSIKEAIKIKYEVSVLLRGGAMAFGKEKKLSALKVRGGGLRLKFMMFTTALIVSVILTLALSLGFRFSEIQERLLAEGLASNTQILLESLSSGAKAYLPSKNVLELGFLPSQVSALKEATFATITGVHIDDKKVGYNFVWASNDEDILSKIDTPDFVVGKSELSLPQLEDVYKKLNELDKEAKNNIGELSDEIQSLTNTAMEIALSTDRRSVERRNEIQSAINQMETKLSSELNGLSIKGAGSYPEFNSKKLSRDITSYLFYKPILYRQAGGQSNFVQGMVYIQVSTQSLIEQIDEATTALRKVILLISLAALVAGLAGAYIMSSIITAPIKKLVRHVAMIAATEDKVLLAGKDVKLKTKDEIGVLGTTINEMTSGLVEAAAASKDLTMGKEIQKMFLPLDLDEAGRKLTSGKTVDDNVEFFGYYEGARGVSGDYFDYIKLDDRYYAIIKCDVAGKGVPAALIMVEVATLFLDYFRDWSYKKQGLKIDQVVSRINDLLESRGFKGRFAAFTLCLMDSITGNVHFCNAGDNIINIYDAASKKMKEVVLTEVSAAGVFPTFMIDMKGGFKVETVKLNSGDVLFLYTDGIEEAKRLFRNSKLQPVLCEEPGLEKDAEHETHSVGQDGEELGKPRVCEIIESIFARRFFSLKKWHNPIENEQFDFDFTNLEGTIEDAVIGLVSVEKIFRMYQDPKATERDMVQVDKKIDLFLNKHFRQYQTYCGNRVPNTNYNEYLYYTNVREDQQYDDLTILGIKKK, encoded by the coding sequence ATGATTAACGGAAAAAAATGTATGAGGAAATTCTTAACTATATTTTTAATATTCTTATTTTTTACATGTTTTTTATCGGCAAAAGAATTTTATTGGGAAAATCCTTCCATCATAAGCGGCCGAAACGGATACTTTTTAAAGTCGGCTTCAAATGCAAATATCTCCGCATCTGTCTGGGAAGAAGCCGTTAAATCATCTGATAGTGAGGGGTTAATATATATATCAACAGGCGTATATGCAAATAATAAATGGACCATAAATGAAAGAATAATTCCGCCCATACCTTATACAGCCGATATTCCGTCGATTGTTTCTATCGCTGTTGGAAATGATGACAGTATTTTAATTGCATTGGTAAAAAATCGTAATACTATTACGATTTTAAAAAGTACCGATTACGGTAAAACATATACGGTTAAAAATATTACTACCGAAATATACGATTTGCTTTCTCCTCAACTATCCGTTGCTTCAAACGGTAAGTATCTTATGTTTGTTTCTCATGGTGCAGATGAAAAGTTTTCTATATTTTATTCTTCATCTGAAGACGGTCTTAATTGGCCTGCTTTTTCTGAATTTAACTTTGCAAAAAAAATGGATAGGATTTTTCTTCCTGCACATACGGCTTCTGCAAGAAATGATGTCTTGGTTTTTCAAGCCTTGGATAAGAGCGGGGACAGGCGTACTTACCAGCTTTTTTCTTCATTTTCTTCTAATGGCGGTTCTTCTTGGTCGGAGCCTGTGAGAATAACGGATAATTTTGATTTTAACAATCAAAGACCTCATATATTATATATTAATTTGGAAAAATCTATTTTCATTGTTTGGGAACAATCATCTTACCGCAGCGAAAAGAATTCTCCCGCTTATGCCGTTTTAGATAGCAAAGGAAAACTTGCCTCTTCAATTGAAATACTTCCATCCGGAAATGGAACGATATTTAGTCCTAGAATTATAGCTTATAATAGTAAGCCTCTTATTTCTTGGTCAGAAACTTATGACGGCAAATCATCCATTTTGATTGCAAGAAAAGAGGATTCAATTTGGACAACCGACTCTGTTGCATCTATTACCGGCTTCTTGCTTTTTGTAAATCCTTTTTTTGTAGACGATAATCTTCATATTCTTTGGCAAGAAGGTGTACGCTCGGCAAAAATAATGCATATCGAACCTGACCATGAGGTAGCGAAAGCTCAGCTTCAGCCTTTGAATTTTGATTCAAAGACTTCGGAAGGAAGACAAAAAATTACAATGAAGATTAAATTTCCCAATGACTCATCAGGTATAGCCGGTTATTCGTATGAATGGTCAAAGGATGTTCCTCCCGAATCTGTAGCCCCTGTAATTAAAAAATTAAAAGACGAAACCGTTTTGGTGTATGAACCTGAAGAAGACGGCTTGTGGTATTTGGGTATAAGGGTATGCGATTATGCCGGAAACTGGTCGGAGATGACTACGGTTTCTTATGAGAGAGATATAGTTCCTCCCGCAGCTCCTATATTTGATTTATTGGCCTTAGATAAAAAAGGTTTTGTAAAATCGAATACATTTGATATTAAATGGAATCCGCCCGATTTAGATATAAACGGAAAACCTGAAACGGCTATAAACGGTTATATATGGAACCTTTCGTATATAAGTGATATAGATAAATTTCTTTCGTACCTAAAAACGGCAGGGACGGCATTTATAGATGATGATGTTGTGCAAAAAGTTTTGTCGGATAATTTAAATGCTAAATTAAATACATCAAATATAAGTTCGGTTTCAAATAAAAGAGAATTTAAAAATTATGAAAATGGTCTTTATGCTTTAACCGTTTCTGCAGTAGACGCTTTTGGGAATATCGGTGTTCCGGCAGTAAAGTATTTTGCTTTAAATAAATATATTCCGTATACTTATGTTGCAGATGTAAATGCAGTGCAAGCTATGGACGGATCTATCTCTCTTTCATTGGTAGGTAAGGGCTTTGCTGCCGGGGGTGAAGTAACTTCAGTCTATGTTGATTCTGACGGAGTTCCGCCTTATGACCTAACTATAGAAAAAAAAGATTTTTCTATTCTGAGTGATAAACTTATATCTAATATAAAAATAAATTATTTGGATTCCGGAAAATACTATGTGGGATTAATGCACTCAGGGCGAGGAGTTTACTTTGCCGATAAAACCATATCCTTTGATGATATAGGAAATATTAAGTTAGGTAATTACGGAAATACCTATAAATATAATTGGCTTCTTTCGGCTATGGATTCCGATTTTTCGGATTATTTTTTAATTATTTGTTTTACCATATTTATTTTATTTATTATGATTCTTTCAATAACGGGAGTTATTTATTCTATAAAAGAAGCTATAAAAATAAAGTATGAAGTAAGTGTTTTATTACGCGGAGGTGCTATGGCATTTGGAAAAGAAAAAAAACTGTCTGCATTAAAAGTTAGAGGCGGCGGATTAAGGTTAAAGTTTATGATGTTTACAACTGCTTTGATAGTATCCGTTATTTTAACCTTGGCTCTTTCTTTGGGTTTTCGATTTTCAGAAATACAGGAAAGACTGTTGGCTGAGGGTTTGGCTTCAAATACTCAGATTTTGCTTGAAAGTTTGAGTTCCGGTGCTAAAGCTTATCTTCCTTCAAAAAATGTATTGGAGTTGGGCTTTTTACCTTCGCAAGTTTCTGCACTTAAAGAAGCAACCTTTGCAACGATAACCGGTGTTCATATTGATGATAAAAAAGTAGGTTATAATTTTGTTTGGGCTTCCAATGATGAAGATATTCTTTCTAAAATAGATACTCCCGATTTTGTTGTAGGTAAATCCGAGTTATCATTGCCTCAATTGGAAGATGTATATAAAAAACTTAATGAACTTGATAAGGAAGCAAAAAATAATATAGGCGAGCTTTCGGACGAAATTCAATCTTTAACAAATACGGCTATGGAAATTGCCTTGAGTACGGATAGAAGATCGGTAGAAAGACGAAATGAAATTCAATCTGCCATAAATCAAATGGAAACAAAACTTAGTTCCGAACTTAACGGATTAAGTATAAAAGGTGCCGGTTCTTATCCCGAATTTAATTCAAAAAAACTTTCAAGAGATATTACAAGTTATCTTTTTTACAAGCCTATTCTTTACAGACAGGCAGGAGGACAATCTAATTTTGTTCAAGGTATGGTTTATATTCAGGTTTCTACACAGAGTTTGATTGAACAAATTGATGAAGCGACAACTGCACTGCGTAAAGTTATATTATTGATTTCGTTGGCGGCTCTTGTAGCAGGTTTAGCCGGTGCTTATATTATGTCTTCGATTATTACGGCTCCTATAAAAAAACTTGTAAGACATGTTGCAATGATTGCCGCTACCGAAGACAAGGTACTTCTTGCAGGTAAAGATGTTAAACTTAAAACAAAGGATGAGATAGGTGTTTTAGGAACCACCATAAATGAAATGACAAGCGGTCTTGTCGAAGCAGCTGCTGCTTCAAAAGATTTGACTATGGGTAAAGAAATTCAAAAAATGTTTTTACCCCTCGATTTAGATGAAGCAGGAAGAAAACTTACATCAGGAAAGACTGTAGACGATAATGTAGAATTCTTCGGTTATTATGAAGGTGCCCGTGGTGTATCGGGAGACTATTTCGACTATATAAAATTGGATGATAGATATTATGCAATTATAAAGTGTGACGTTGCAGGTAAGGGAGTTCCAGCCGCTCTTATCATGGTAGAGGTTGCAACTCTTTTCTTGGACTATTTTAGAGACTGGAGCTATAAAAAGCAGGGACTAAAAATAGATCAGGTTGTATCACGAATAAACGACTTACTGGAATCCAGAGGTTTTAAAGGCCGCTTTGCAGCCTTTACCCTTTGTCTTATGGATTCGATAACCGGTAATGTTCATTTTTGTAATGCAGGAGATAATATTATCAATATTTATGATGCAGCCTCAAAGAAAATGAAAGAAGTCGTGCTAACCGAAGTTTCTGCTGCAGGAGTTTTCCCGACTTTTATGATAGATATGAAAGGCGGCTTTAAGGTTGAAACCGTTAAATTAAATTCCGGAGATGTTCTGTTCCTATACACTGACGGTATTGAAGAAGCCAAACGATTGTTTAGGAATTCCAAACTGCAGCCTGTTTTATGCGAAGAGCCGGGACTTGAAAAAGATGCCGAACATGAAACTCATAGTGTAGGTCAGGACGGAGAAGAGTTAGGTAAGCCCCGTGTATGTGAAATTATCGAAAGTATTTTTGCCCGCAGATTTTTTAGCTTAAAGAAATGGCATAATCCGATTGAGAATGAACAATTTGATTTTGATTTTACAAACCTTGAGGGAACAATTGAAGATGCGGTTATAGGCCTTGTTTCAGTCGAAAAAATATTCCGAATGTATCAGGATCCTAAGGCAACCGAGAGGGATATGGTTCAGGTAGATAAAAAAATAGATTTATTTTTAAATAAACATTTTAGGCAATATCAAACTTATTGCGGAAACCGTGTGCCAAACACAAATTATAACGAATATCTTTATTATACAAATGTACGGGAAGATCAGCAATATGACGATTTAACTATTTTGGGAATTAAGAAGAAATAA
- a CDS encoding ABC transporter permease, translated as MNLEKTNKNLIFFIAKKEFKMIYKSSSFYAASLFFLSGAAIAFIGSDSWFNAGLSDLKNFFLNMPLLFCVVIPMLTMSSWSDEKKQFTDKFLFSLPVSIRYIVLGKYLSLILIWSIMLVLSLVIPLSVFPLAYFDSGSFFVSYFSIFLFGAGIISISLGLSAVSGKPEINFLLSFLTVLFFTIIYPLTKNLNLPLLLNEIISYLSFSSHFESAARGLFDSRDIIFYLILVALGIELSVFILTQQRNVR; from the coding sequence ATGAATTTAGAAAAAACGAATAAAAATCTTATTTTTTTTATTGCAAAAAAAGAATTTAAGATGATATATAAAAGTTCATCCTTTTATGCTGCTTCTCTTTTTTTTCTGTCCGGCGCGGCTATTGCTTTTATCGGCTCCGATTCGTGGTTTAATGCAGGCTTGTCGGATTTAAAAAACTTTTTTTTAAATATGCCTCTTTTATTTTGTGTTGTAATTCCTATGTTGACGATGAGTTCGTGGAGTGATGAAAAAAAACAATTTACCGATAAGTTTTTATTTTCTTTGCCCGTTTCAATCCGCTATATTGTACTGGGAAAATATTTAAGCCTTATTTTAATATGGTCTATTATGCTTGTATTAAGCTTGGTAATACCGCTTTCAGTTTTTCCATTGGCTTATTTCGATTCCGGCTCTTTTTTTGTTTCTTACTTTTCTATTTTTTTATTCGGTGCGGGTATTATTTCGATTTCTCTTGGCCTTTCGGCAGTAAGCGGTAAACCTGAAATTAATTTTTTGCTTTCGTTTTTGACGGTTTTATTTTTTACAATTATTTATCCTTTGACAAAAAATTTAAATCTTCCTTTATTGCTGAATGAGATTATCTCTTATCTTTCTTTTAGTTCTCATTTTGAATCGGCTGCACGAGGGCTTTTTGATTCACGCGACATTATCTTCTATTTAATTTTAGTCGCCTTAGGAATTGAGCTTAGTGTTTTTATTTTAACACAACAAAGGAATGTAAGATGA
- a CDS encoding DUF4340 domain-containing protein has protein sequence MKSFFKLKKYTQALIFANIFFLLSLIFVSIPKNEANVFNTSLVSRQNIENIDEIVFTIPDNSLPPRFNELRLTKKKDKFVLSTQSGEYKVQSALIERLFSVLSTKQNFRFVSDDIKQYINFGLDEDHAARLQLLRSDKTIMGDYVFGKNDTLGINRYVRIDARTKIFIMPDVLSSFLTVKSNFWLDLQIYKYKFENNSIQLIEKNKQLITRSDKHKEKFGELEIFLKQFSCIDIFPAFPITNSETQELNLILGTGEKIEILLTPMESGDFILFDSASNNSYVISGYTKRRIDSILNSIFENSKN, from the coding sequence GTGAAAAGCTTTTTTAAGTTAAAAAAATATACTCAAGCTTTGATTTTTGCAAATATTTTTTTTCTTTTAAGTTTGATTTTTGTAAGTATTCCAAAAAATGAAGCAAATGTTTTTAACACTTCACTTGTATCAAGACAAAATATAGAAAACATAGATGAAATTGTTTTTACTATTCCCGATAATTCCCTTCCTCCGCGTTTTAACGAGTTAAGGCTTACCAAAAAAAAGGATAAGTTTGTTTTGAGTACTCAATCTGGAGAATATAAGGTTCAATCGGCCTTAATAGAAAGACTCTTTTCCGTTTTAAGTACTAAACAAAATTTTAGGTTTGTAAGCGATGACATAAAACAATATATTAATTTCGGATTGGATGAAGATCATGCTGCCCGTCTACAGCTATTGCGTTCCGATAAAACCATAATGGGCGATTATGTTTTCGGAAAAAACGATACGCTGGGGATAAACCGTTATGTCCGAATAGATGCCCGCACAAAAATTTTTATTATGCCTGATGTCTTATCTTCTTTTTTAACCGTAAAATCTAACTTTTGGCTCGACCTGCAAATTTATAAATACAAATTTGAAAATAACTCAATTCAGCTTATCGAAAAAAACAAACAGCTTATCACCCGTTCGGATAAACATAAAGAAAAATTCGGCGAGTTGGAAATATTTTTAAAACAATTTTCATGTATAGATATTTTTCCTGCATTTCCGATTACCAATTCGGAAACTCAAGAGCTTAATTTAATTTTAGGGACGGGAGAAAAAATAGAGATTCTTCTTACACCGATGGAAAGCGGCGATTTTATTTTGTTTGATTCCGCTTCTAATAATTCTTATGTCATAAGCGGATACACAAAACGCCGCATCGATTCCATCTTAAATTCTATTTTTGAGAATTCTAAAAACTGA